Proteins encoded by one window of Mustela erminea isolate mMusErm1 chromosome 5, mMusErm1.Pri, whole genome shotgun sequence:
- the RMDN3 gene encoding regulator of microtubule dynamics protein 3 isoform X1 gives MSRLGVLGGAQAGLGLLLGTAAGLGFLCALYSQRWKRTRRHGHSQSLPNSLGYTQTSEPGRQVRPLRAGPREAGDAAELVSLPREGQEEVLERLDFVLTGLAALRREVEELRSSLQGLAGQIVGEVRSHMEESQRVARRRRFPFARERSDSTGSSSVYFTATSGATFTDAESEGGYTTANAESDYERDSDRESDDGEDEVSCETVKIGRRDSLDLELEVASGPVAGALDAAGSPGLEDVLPLLQQADELHQGSEQDRREGFQLLLNNKLAYGSRQDFLWRLARAYSDMCELTEEVSEKKSYALNGKEEAEAALEKGDENAECHQWGKLVETWTETLPKWYAVLCGQLAEHESIQRRIQSGFSFKEHVDKAIALQPENPMAHFLLGRWCYQVSHLSWLEKKTAAALFESPLSATVQDALQSFLKAEELQPGFSKAGRVYISKCYRELGKNSEARQWMKLALELPDVTNEDSAFQKDLEELEIILRE, from the exons ATGTCTAGGCTGGGGGTCTTGGGCGGCGCCCAAGCCGGGTTGGGACTGTTGCTGGGCACCGCCGCGGGCCTTGGATTCCTGTGTGCGCTTTACAGCCAGCGGTGGAAGCGGACCCGGCGCCATGGCCACAGTCAAAGCCTACCTAACTCCCTGGGCTACACGCAGACCTCAGAGCCAGGACGCCAGG TGAGGCCTTTGCGGGCAGGCCCCAGGGAGGCTGGAGATGCTGCGGAGCTGGTCAGCCTTCCgcgggaagggcaggaggaggtgCTGGAGCGCCTGGACTTCGTGCTGACCGGGCTGGCGGCCCTGCGGCGCGAGGTAGAGGAGCTGCGGAGCAGCCTGCAGGGCCTGGCCGGCCAGATCGTTGGGGAGGTCCG ATCCCACATGGAAGAGAGCCAGAGAGTGGCTCGGCGGCGAAGGTTCCCGTTTGCCCGGGAGAGGAGTGACTCTACTGGGTCCAGCTCTGTCTACTTCACAGCCACCTCGGGAGCCACATTCACAGATGCTGAGAGTGAAGGCGG TTATACCACAGCCAATGCTGAGTCTGACTATGAGCGGGACTCTGACAGAGAAAGTGATGATGGGGAAGATGAAGTGAGCTGTGAGACTGTGAAGATCGGGAGAAGGGACTCTCTGGACCTGGAGCTGGAGGTGGCGTCAGGCCCAGTGGCCGGAGCCCTGGATGCTGCAGGCTCCCCGGGCCTGGAGGATGTGCTGCCCCTCCTGCAGCAGGCGGATGAGCTGCACCAGGGCAGTGAGCAGGACAGGCGGGAGGGCTTCCAGCTGCTGCTCAACAACAAGCTGGCG TATGGAAGCCGGCAGGACTTTCTCTGGCGCCTGGCCCGGGCCTATAGTGACATGTGTGAGCTCACTGAAGAGGTGAGCGAGAAGAAGTCATATGCCCTAAATG GAAAAGAAGAAGCGGAGGCTGCCCTGGAGAAGGGGGATGAGAATGCTGAATGTCACCAGTG GGGGAAACTTGTGGAGACTTGGACAGAGACACTGCCTAAATG GTACGCGGTGCTCTGTGGTCAGCTGGCTGAGCATGAGAGCATCCAGAGGCGCATCCAGAGTGGCTTTAGCTTCAAG GAGCATGTGGACAAAGCCATCGCTCTCCAGCCAGAAAACCCTATGGCTCACTTTCTCCTCGGCAGGTGGTGCTACCAG GTCTCTCACCTGAGCTGGCTAGAAAAAAAAACTGCTGCAGCTTTGTTTGAAAGCCCTCTCAGCGCCACTGTGCAGGATGCCCTCCAAAGCTTCCTGAAG gCTGAAGAACTACAGCCAGGATTTTCTAAAGCAGGGAGGGTATATATTTCCAAG TGCTACAGAGAACTAGGAAAAAACTCTGAAGCTAGACAATGGATGAAGTTAGCCCTGGAGCTGCCAGATGTCACCAATGAG GATTCGGCTTTCCAGAAGGACTTGGAAgaattggaaataattttaagagaataa
- the RMDN3 gene encoding regulator of microtubule dynamics protein 3 isoform X2: MSRLGVLGGAQAGLGLLLGTAAGLGFLCALYSQRWKRTRRHGHSQSLPNSLGYTQTSEPGRQVRPLRAGPREAGDAAELVSLPREGQEEVLERLDFVLTGLAALRREVEELRSSLQGLAGQIVGEVRSHMEESQRVARRRRFPFARERSDSTGSSSVYFTATSGATFTDAESEGGYTTANAESDYERDSDRESDDGEDEVSCETVKIGRRDSLDLELEVASGPVAGALDAAGSPGLEDVLPLLQQADELHQGSEQDRREGFQLLLNNKLAYGSRQDFLWRLARAYSDMCELTEEVSEKKSYALNGKEEAEAALEKGDENAECHQWYAVLCGQLAEHESIQRRIQSGFSFKEHVDKAIALQPENPMAHFLLGRWCYQVSHLSWLEKKTAAALFESPLSATVQDALQSFLKAEELQPGFSKAGRVYISKCYRELGKNSEARQWMKLALELPDVTNEDSAFQKDLEELEIILRE, encoded by the exons ATGTCTAGGCTGGGGGTCTTGGGCGGCGCCCAAGCCGGGTTGGGACTGTTGCTGGGCACCGCCGCGGGCCTTGGATTCCTGTGTGCGCTTTACAGCCAGCGGTGGAAGCGGACCCGGCGCCATGGCCACAGTCAAAGCCTACCTAACTCCCTGGGCTACACGCAGACCTCAGAGCCAGGACGCCAGG TGAGGCCTTTGCGGGCAGGCCCCAGGGAGGCTGGAGATGCTGCGGAGCTGGTCAGCCTTCCgcgggaagggcaggaggaggtgCTGGAGCGCCTGGACTTCGTGCTGACCGGGCTGGCGGCCCTGCGGCGCGAGGTAGAGGAGCTGCGGAGCAGCCTGCAGGGCCTGGCCGGCCAGATCGTTGGGGAGGTCCG ATCCCACATGGAAGAGAGCCAGAGAGTGGCTCGGCGGCGAAGGTTCCCGTTTGCCCGGGAGAGGAGTGACTCTACTGGGTCCAGCTCTGTCTACTTCACAGCCACCTCGGGAGCCACATTCACAGATGCTGAGAGTGAAGGCGG TTATACCACAGCCAATGCTGAGTCTGACTATGAGCGGGACTCTGACAGAGAAAGTGATGATGGGGAAGATGAAGTGAGCTGTGAGACTGTGAAGATCGGGAGAAGGGACTCTCTGGACCTGGAGCTGGAGGTGGCGTCAGGCCCAGTGGCCGGAGCCCTGGATGCTGCAGGCTCCCCGGGCCTGGAGGATGTGCTGCCCCTCCTGCAGCAGGCGGATGAGCTGCACCAGGGCAGTGAGCAGGACAGGCGGGAGGGCTTCCAGCTGCTGCTCAACAACAAGCTGGCG TATGGAAGCCGGCAGGACTTTCTCTGGCGCCTGGCCCGGGCCTATAGTGACATGTGTGAGCTCACTGAAGAGGTGAGCGAGAAGAAGTCATATGCCCTAAATG GAAAAGAAGAAGCGGAGGCTGCCCTGGAGAAGGGGGATGAGAATGCTGAATGTCACCAGTG GTACGCGGTGCTCTGTGGTCAGCTGGCTGAGCATGAGAGCATCCAGAGGCGCATCCAGAGTGGCTTTAGCTTCAAG GAGCATGTGGACAAAGCCATCGCTCTCCAGCCAGAAAACCCTATGGCTCACTTTCTCCTCGGCAGGTGGTGCTACCAG GTCTCTCACCTGAGCTGGCTAGAAAAAAAAACTGCTGCAGCTTTGTTTGAAAGCCCTCTCAGCGCCACTGTGCAGGATGCCCTCCAAAGCTTCCTGAAG gCTGAAGAACTACAGCCAGGATTTTCTAAAGCAGGGAGGGTATATATTTCCAAG TGCTACAGAGAACTAGGAAAAAACTCTGAAGCTAGACAATGGATGAAGTTAGCCCTGGAGCTGCCAGATGTCACCAATGAG GATTCGGCTTTCCAGAAGGACTTGGAAgaattggaaataattttaagagaataa
- the GCHFR gene encoding GTP cyclohydrolase 1 feedback regulatory protein: MPYVLISTQIRMEVGPTMVGDEHSDPELMQYLGASKRSALGNNFYEYFVSDPPRIVLDKLERRGFRVLSMTGVGQTLVWCLHKE; the protein is encoded by the exons ATGCCCTACGTGCTCATCAGCACCCAGATCCGCATG GAGGTGGGCCCTACCATGGTGGGCGATGAACACTCAGATCCAGAGCTGATGCAGTATCTGGGGGCCTCCAAGAGAAGCGCCTTGGGAAACAACTT TTATGAGTACTTTGTCAGCGATCCTCCTCGCATAGTGCTGGACAAACTGGAACGCAGGGGCTTCCGTGTGCTGAGCATGACAGGGGTGGGCCAGACCCTGGTGTGGTGCCTGCACAAGGAGTGA
- the C5H15orf62 gene encoding uncharacterized protein C15orf62 homolog, mitochondrial: protein METWRKGSFRNASFFKRLSLGRPRRLRRQGSVLSQASTAGGDHEEYSNREVIRELRGRPDGRRLPLWGDEQPRATLLAPPKPPRLYRESSSCPNILEPPPAYQTAYSATLPSALSLAGALHHYSDNDLLDTPPFQGTPAPDLSDPFFSFKVDLGISLLEEVLQMLREQFPSEPSF from the coding sequence ATGGAGACCTGGCGGAAAGGCTCCTTCCGCAATGCCTCCTTCTTCAAGCGACTGAGCCTGGGGCGGCCACGGCGACTCCGGCGACAGGGCAGCGTGCTCAGCCAGGCGAGTACGGCTGGCGGGGACCACGAGGAGTACAGCAACCGAGAAGTCATCCGGGAGTTGCGAGGGCGGCCAGATGGCCGGCGCCTGCCTCTGTGGGGGGACGAGCAGCCCCGGGCCACCCTGCTGGCCCCGCCCAAGCCTCCCCGCCTCTACCGAGAGAGCTCCAGCTGCCCCAACATCCTGGAGCCCCCGCCCGCCTACCAAACGGCCTACTCGGCCACCCTGCCTTCTGCGCTCTCACTGGCAGGCGCCCTCCACCACTACTCTGACAATGACCTTCTGGACACTCCCCCCTTCCAGGGGACACCTGCTCCAGACCTCAGTGATCCCTTCTTCTCCTTCAAAGTGGACCTGGGGATTTCACTTCTTGAGGAAGTTCTACAGATGCTGAGGGAGCAATTTCCGAGTGAACCTAGCTTCTGA